In the genome of Streptomyces sp. Tu 3180, the window ACGTCGACGCGTTCTACCGCAACACGGTCACCGATCTGACCGACGCGGACGGGGTCACCGCCGGGGAGGACGGCGCGTCGGTGCGGATCGTGCGCTCCTTCGGCGACTCCCGGGTCACCCAGGTGCTGTCGCTCGCGCCGGGGGAGCGGCGGCTCGTGGTGGACACCGAGGTCGACTGGCACGAGACGGAGAAGTTCCTCAAGCTCGCCTTCCCGCTGGACCTGCACGCCGAACGGTACGCGTCCGAGACCCAGTTCGGGCACGTCCACCGGCCGACGCACACCAACACCTCCTGGGAGGCGGCCAAGTTCGAGGCGTGCAACCACCGCTTCGTCCACCTCCAGGAGCCGGACTGGGGCGTCGCGGTCGTCAACGACTCGACGTACGGCCACGACGTGACCCGCACCGTCCGCACCGACCACGGCCGGGCCACCACCGTCACCACTGTCCGGGTGTCCCTGCTGCGCGCCCCGCGCTTCCCCGACCCCGAGACCGACCAGGGCGTGCACCGCTTCCGGCACGCGCTGGTGCCGGGCGCGGGGATCGGCGACGCGGTGCGCGAGGGCTGGCGGATCAACCTGCCGGAACGGCGCCTGACCGGCGCCGGGGAGGTCGCCCCGCTGGTGACGGTCGACCAGGAGTCCGTGGTGGTCACCGCGGTCAAGCTGGCCGACGACGGCAGCGGTGACGTGGTCGTCCGCTTCCACGAGGCCCACGGGGGCCGCGCCCGGGCCACGCTCACCACCGGGTTCGCGGCCGCGGATGTCCAGGTGACCGACCTGCTGGAGCGCCCGCTGACCGACACCGAGCCCCCGGTGCTCGACGGCGACCGGATCTCCGTACGGCTGCGCCCCTTCCAGCTGATGACCCTGCGGCTGAAGCGGGCCTGACCCCACGCCCGCGGGTCCGGGCCGATGCCGGCGGCCCGGACCCGGGCCGGACGGCCGTGTCCGCGGCCCGTCCGGTCACGCCGTCAGCCGTGTGCGCAGCCACTCCTCCACCGCGCCCACGTGCGCGGCCGCCGCCGCCCGCGCCGCCTCCGGGTCGCGGGCGGCCAGGGCGCGGTGGATCGCGGCGTGTTCGCGCCGGGTGCGGTCGAAGGCGCCCCCCTCCTGGTGGCCGCGCCGGATCCGGGCCCGGAAGGTGCGCGAGGACAGGCCCTCCAGGATCGCGGCCATCGTCCCGTTGCCCGCGGCTCGTGCGATCTCGCGGTGGAACGCCAGGTCGTGGGCGAGGAACTCCTCCGGGTCGTCGGTGGCGTCCATCGCCGCCAGGTGCCGTGCGACCTCGGCCAGCCGGTCCGGCGTGATCCGCGCGGCGGCCAGCGCGGTCGCCGTCGACTCCAGGACGCGGCGGACCTCCAGCAGCTCCACCAGACGCGGCCCCCGCGACAGATCGGCCACGACCCCGAAGTTCTCCAGCAGGTCCCCGGCCTCCAGCCGGGTGACGTAGACCCCCGAACCGTGCCGGGCCTCCAGCACGCCCAGCACCGTGAGCGCGCGGATCGCCTCCCGCATCGAGCTGCGGGAGATGCCCAGGCGCGCGGCCAGGTCCCGCTCCGTGGGCAGCCGCTGGCCGGGCTCCAGCAGACCCTCGCGGATCATCGCCGTGATCCGCTCGATGGCGCGCTGCGTCACCGTGCCCCTGCGCGGGGCCGTCTCCTCCACGCCGCTCCTCCACTCACCGGGTGCGCCGCAGTCTAACGACGAAAGTGGTCGGACCACTGTGCGGCGATTTCGCGGAAATCCGCGTCCGACGGGTGTTCCGCCCTCCAAGTGGTCTGATAAGCATGCCCTCGTCGTGCTCGTGACCGTCCGCCTCACCGCGGGCCGCGCCCAGGACCGGCCCTGTGCCCTCCCGTCCTCACCGAAAGGCCCTCCGTGCCCCCGCAGCCCGTCCGCGTCACCGCCGTCGACACGTACGACATCCGCTTCCCCACCTCGCGCGAACTCGACGGCTCCGACGCGATGAACCCCGACCCGGACTACTCGGCGGCCTACGTCGTCCTGCGCACCGACGCCGCCGACGGCCACGAGGGACACGGGTTCGCGTTCACCATCGGGCGGGGCAACGACGTCCAGGTCGCCGCGATCGAGGCGCTCCGCGGCCATCTGGTCGGACGGTCCGCCGACGAGCTGTGCGCCGACCCCTCCGTCCTGAACCGCGCCCTGACCGGCGACAGCCAGCTGCGCTGGCTCGGCCCGGAGAAGGGCGTGATGCACATGGCGGTCGGGGCGGTCGTCAACGCCCTGTGGGACCTGGCCGCCAAGCGCGCGGACAAGCCCCTGTGGCGGCTGCTCGCCGAGGCCGACCCGGCATGGCTCGTCCGCCAGGTCGACTTCCGCTACCTCACCGACGCCCTCACCCCCGAGGAGGCCCTGACCCTGCTGCGCCGCGGCCGGGAGGGCGCCGAGGAGCGCACGGCCCGGCTGCTGGAGCGCGGCTACCCCGCGTACACCACCTCGCCCGGCTGGCTCGGCTACGACGACGACAGGCTGACCCGGCTCGCCGCGCGGGCGGTCGCCGACGGCTTCCGGCAGATCAAGCTCAAGGTCGGAGCCGACCTGGCGGACGACATCCGGCGCTGCCGGACCGCCCGCGCGGCCGTCGGGCCGGACGTGCGCATCGCGATCGACGCCAACCAGCGCTGGGACGTGGCCGAGGCGATCCGCTGGACCGGGGCGCTCGCCGAGTTCGACCCGTACTGGATCGAGGAACCCACCAGCCCCGACGACGTCCTCGGGCACGCGGCCGTCCGCCGGGCCGTCGCCCCGGTGAAGGTGGCCACCGGCGAACACGTGCAGAACCGGATCGTCTTCAAGCAGTTCCTCCAGGCCGGCGCCCTCGACGTCGTCCAGATCGACGCGGCCCGCGTCGGCGGGGTCCCCGAGAACCTGGCCGTGCTGCTGCTCGCCGCCAAGTACGGCGTACCGGTGTGCCCGCACGCCGGCGGGGTCGGTCTGTGCGAACTCGTCCAGCACCTGTCGATGTTCGACTACGTGGCCCTGACCGGCACCACCGAGGACCGCGTCATCGAGTACGTGGACCACCTGCACGACCACTTCCTCGACCCCGTGGTGATCCGCGAGGGCCACTACACGGCCCCGCTCGCACCGGGCTTCTCGGCCGCCATGCGGCCGGAGTCCATCGCCCGGTACACCTACCCCGACGGCGCCTTCTGGGCCGCCGACGCGGACCCGCAGAAGGAGAAGGAGCAGGCGGCATGAGCGACTTCGAAGGACTGACGGCCCTGGTCACCGGCGGAGCCTCCGGCATCGGCCGGGCCGCCGCGGACCTCCTGGCGGAGCGCGGCGCCCGGGTGGCCGTCCTCGACCTGGACCCGTCACCGGTCGGCGAGCCCCTGACCGGCTACCGCGCCGACGTCACCGACGACACCTCGCTGCGCGCGGCGGTGGCCGCCGCCGTGGACGGCTTCGGCGGCCACGGCGTCCTCGACGTACTGGTCAACAACGCCGGCATCGGCGCGCAGGGCACCGTGGAGACCAACTCCGACGACGAATGGCACCGCGTCTTCGACGTCAACGTCCTCGGCATGGTCCGCACCGCCCGCGCCTGCCTGCCGCACCTGCGCGCCTCCGCGCACGCGGCGATCGTCAACACCTGCTCCGTCGCCGCCACCGCGGGCCTGCCGCGGCGCGCCCTCTACAGCGCCACCAAGGGCGCCGTGCACTCCCTCACCCTCGCCATGGCCGCCGACCACGTCCACGAGGGCATCCGCGTCAACTGCGTCAACCCGGGCACGGTCGACACCCCCTGGGTCGGCCGGCTGCTCGACGCGGCCGACGACCCGGCCGCCGAACGCGCCGCCCTCGAGGCCCGCCAGCCCACCGGCCGCCTGGTCTCGGCCGCCGAGGTCGCCGGCGCCATCGCCTACCTCGCGAGCCCCCTGTCCGGCGCCACCACCGGCACCGCCCTCGCGGTCGACGGCGGCATGCAGGGCCTGCGGCCGCGCCCGGCGGTCCGGTGAACCGCCACCGGCTCGGCCGCAGCGGCGTCGAGGTCACCGGCCTGGCCTTCGGCGCCTCGGGCATCGGCAACCTGTACACCGAGGTCGGCGAGGAGGCGGCGCGGCAGGCGGTGCGGGCCGCCTGGCAGCGCGGCATCCGCTACTTCGACACCGCCCCGCACTACGGCCTCGGCCTGGCCGAACGCCGCCTCGGCGCGGCGCTGCGCGCGTACCCGCGCGGGCAGTACATCGTGTCCACCAAGGTGGGCCGCCGCCTCGAACCCGCCGACACGGGCGGCGACGACCTCGCCCACGGCTTCGCCGTGCCCGCCACCCACCGCCGGGTCTGGGACTTCAGCGCCGACGGCGTGCGCCGCACCCTGGAGGCGAGCCTGGAACGCCTCGGCCTGGACCGCGTCGACGTCGTCTACCTCCACGACCCCGACGACCACGCCGAACAGGCCTTCCGCGAGGGCTACCCGGCCCTGGAGCGGCTCCGGGCCGAGGGCGTGGTGGGCGCGATCGGCGCCGGCATGAACCAGACCGCGATGCTCACCCGCTTCGTCCGCGACACGGACGTCGACGTCGTCCTGTGCGCCGGCCGCCACACCCTGCTCGACCAGAGCGCCCTGACCGACCTGCTCCCCGCCGCCCGGGAACACGGCACGTCGGTGGTCCTCGGCGGCGCCTTCAACTCCGGCCTCCTCGCGAACCCCCGGCCGGACGCCACGTACGACTACGCGCCCGCGCCGGCCGGGCTGCTGGAGCGCGCCCTGCGCATCGAGGAGGCGGCCGAACGCCACGGCACCACCCTGCGCGCCGCCGCCCTGGCCTTCTGCGCCGCCCACCCGGCGGTCGCGAGCGTGCTGGTCGGCGCCCGCTCGGCGGCCGAGGTCCACGACTGCGCGGACCAGTTCGCCGCCCCGGTGCCCGCCGCCCTCTGGCAGGAGCTGCGCGACACCGGTCTGCTGCCGTCCGGCGCCCCCGTCCCCGCCGGGGAGGAGCCGTCGTGAGGGCCGTCCCGCACACCGGGGTCCGCCCCGGCGCGGCCCCGCCCGCCGTGCGGGAGCTGCCGTGACCGTCGACGCGCACCACCACCTCTGGGACCTGTCCGTCCGCGACCAGGACTGGATCACCGGGCCCGGACTCCTGCCCCTGCGACGGAACTTCACCATGGCCGACCTCGCACCCGAGGTGAGGGCGGCCGGTGTCGAGCGCACCGTCCTCGTCCAGACGGTCACCGTCCCGGAGGAGACCCCCGAGCTCCTGGCCCTCGCCGACGCGCACGAGCCGGTCGCCGGCGTCGTCGGCTGGACCGACCTCACCCGCCCCGGCGTCGCCGACGAACTGGCCCGGCTGCGGGAACTGCCCGGCGGACGCTACCTGAAGGGCATCCGCCACCAGGTGCAGGGCGAGCCCGACCCCGAGTGGCTGCTGCGGCCGGACGTACGGCGCGGACTGGACGCCGTGGCCGGCGCGGGGCTCGTGTACGACCTGGTGGTCCTGCCGCACCAGCTCCCGGCGTGCGTCCGGGCGGCCGCGGCACTGCCGCGGCTCACCTTCGTCCTCGACCACGCGGGCAAGCCCCCCGTCGCCTCGGGCACGCTCGAACCCTGGGCGTCCGGCGTCCGCGCGCTGGCCGCCCTGCCCAACACGGTGTGCAAGCTCTCCGGCCTGGTCACCGAGGCCGCCCCGGCCTCCTGGAGCGTCGACGGCCTGCGCCCGTACGCCGACGTCGTGCTGGACGCCTTCGGGCCCGGCCGGCTGATGTTCGGCTCGGACTGGCCGGTGTGCACCCTGGCGGCGGCGTACGGCGACGTCCTGTCCACCGCGCGGGCGCTGGCCCGGGACCTCGACGCCACCGGACGCCGGCAGCTCTTCGAGACCACCGCCACCCGCGTCTACGGCCTCTGAGCCGCCCCGGCCAGCCGGGTCGGCGGCAGGAACTCCCGCACGTACGTCCGCTCCCAGCAGGCGCCCGTCTCCCGCAGCTCCCGCCAGGTCGTGTAGCGGTAGCGGAACAGGCGGGCGCGCACGTACCGGGGCGGCGCGTCCGGCGGGAACGGGGAGCGGCGCAGCAGCCTCAGCGTGTCGCGGTCGTTCTCCAGCAGGCGCTCCACCAGCGCGCCGAACCACGGCCCGGCGTACGCCGGCGACAGCGCGGCGAACCACATCAGCCAGTCGAGCCGCAGGTGGTACGGGGCGAACTGGCGCGGCCAGCGCCGCGGGTCCCCCGGCTTGCCCCTGAACTCGTACTCCCGCCAGTCGCCGTCCTCCCGGGCCGTCTCGTCCGCCGTGCCCTCGATCACCACCTCGTACCGGACCCGGCTGACGCTGCCGAACGCCCCGTAGGTGTTGACCAGGTGCAGCGGGTCGAAGGAGCGGTTCATCACCTGGCGGCGGGAGAGCATGTTGCGCACCGGGCGGTAGCTGAGGCCGAGCAGCAGCGCGGACACCGCGAGGACGACCACCACGTACCACAGCGGCGCGCCGGGCACGTCCGGCGGATCGGCCGGGAACGCGACCGCCGACAGGGCCAGCACGATCGTGATCCAGTTCAGCCAGGCGAAGTTGCCCGACAGCACCAGCCACAGCTGGGTGACGGTCATCAGCGCGGCGGCGGCCGTGGCGACCGGCTGCGGGGCGAACAGCAGGAACGGCACGACGAGCTGGGTGACGTGGTTCGCCGCCACCTCCACCCGGTGCAGCGGCTTCGGCAGGTGGTGGAAGAACCAGCTCAGCGGCCCCGGCATCGGCTGCGTCTCGTGGTGGTGGTCCAGACAGGTCAGCTTCCGCCAGCACTCGTCGCCGCGCAGCTTGATCAGTCCCGCGCCGAACTCCACGCGGAACAGGATCCACCGCAGCAGGAACAGCACGACGACCGGCGGGCCCACCTCGTCGTTGCCGAGGAAGACGGCGAGGAAGCCGACCTCCAGCAGCAGCGACTCCCAGCCGAACGAGTACCAGGTCTGCCCGACGTTGACGATCGACAGGTACAGCACCCACGGCACCAGCCACAGCAGCATCCCGCCCCACAGCGGAAGCAGCGAGTCCAGTCCCGCGAGCAGCGCCGCCGACACCGCACAGCCGGACCACGCGCACAGCGCGAAGAACCGGTCCGAGTAGTGCAGGTGGAACAGGCTCGGCGACCGGCGCGCCGGCACCCGCGCCGTGAAACGCGGCACCGGCAGCATGCCGCGCTCCCCGATCAGCGCACGGAACTGCAGCGCCGCCGTCAGGAACGCGACCAGGTACAGACCGGCCAGCGCCCGCTGGAAGACCAGCCGGGTCAGCCAGTAGTCGGATGCGGTGAACCACTCCACGGCACCGTGCTCCCTCCTGCGTCGTCCCGCCGGACCTTCCGCGTCTCCCCGTGACCCCCCGTATACCACCGCGCGGCCTGTGCGGCCCGCGTGGAGGAAGCGCGCAGGAGTCGCACAGATCCCCGAAAGTCGCGGCGGCGGACTGCATCCTCTGAAGCCTCCGCGACGTCTTCCCTCACGGACGGCGGCCGTGCCGGGCACCCCGCTCTTTCGGCGCAGCGGTCGAAGAATCGGATGAATCCTGGCAAGGTGGGCCCATGGCTGATCGGGGAGCGAGCGCCCTGTCACTCCCGGACGACTGGCCGGACCACCCGGATCCGATCCTGGCGCTCAACCGCATGGGGAGCTTCGACTGGGACCTGGACACCGGGGCGATGCAGATGGACGCCCAGGCGCACGAGATCTTCGACGTGCGCCCCGACGAGTACGACGACCGCCCCGAGACCCTGGGCAAGCGGGTCCCGCCCGGCGAGGCCCGGCGCCTGGACACCGCCGTGTCGCAGGCGCTGAAGGACGGCAGCGAGAACTACGGCGCCTACTTCCGCGTCCGGTGCCGTGACGGCTCCCTGCGCTGGACCCACACCCAGGGCTACATCCGCCGTGACGAGACCGGACGGCCCCGCCGCATCATCGGCATCGTCCGGGACGCCACCCAGGAGCTCAGCGACAGCGAGGCCAGACGCGAGCAGACGGTCCGGGAGGACGCCCGCCGCCGGCAGACCAACGTCGTCCAGCTCACCACCGCCGCCCTCGCCCACGCCCGCACCGTGCGGGACGTCATCGACGCCCTCAAGGACACCCACGGACTCACCCACCTGGGCGCCACCAGTCTCGTCATGGGACTGGTCGAGGCCGGCCGGATCCGGCTCATCGCGGAGGGCCCCGAAGGCAGCTTCGTGCCGGGCACCGAGATCACCCGGATCGACGAGCCGTACCCGATGAGCGAGGCGGTGCGCACCCTCAGCCCGCGCTTCATCGAGTCCCCGGAGGAGTTCGCCGAGCACTACCCGCAGCTGTGGCAGGGCATCCTCGGGCTGAACATCACCTCCGCGGCCTACCTGCCGCTCATCGTCCAGGCCCGCCCCATCGGCGGCATGGGCCTGCTCTACAGCGACCGCCGCGGCTTCTCCGCCGAGGAGCGCAACATCCTGGTCGCCCTGGGCAGCAGCATCGCCCAGAGCCTGCAGCGCGCGATGTTCTACGAGCAGGAGATGGACCTCGCCCAGGGCCTGCAGCAGGCCATGCTGCCGCGCACCATCCCCAGCGTGCCCGGTGCCGACGTCGCCGTGCGCTACCGGGCCGCCGCCATCGGCGGTCCCGTCGGCCGGGACATCGGCGGCGACTGGTACGACCTGATCCCGCTGCCCGGCGGCCGGGTCGGCGCCGTCATCGGCGACGTCCAGGGCCACGACACCCACGCCGCCGCCGTGATGGGACAGCTGCGCATCGTGCTGCGCGCCTACGCCGCCGAGGGCCACCCGCCGGCCACCGTGATGGCCCGCGCCTCCGTCTTCCTGCACGAGCTCGACACCGACCGCTCCGCGACCTGCCTCTACGCCGAGGCCGACCTGTCCACCGGCGTGCTCCAGATGGTCCGGGCCGGCCACATCGAGCCGCTGGTGCGGCGCACCGACGGCTCCTGCCGCCGCGTCCACGTCCCCGGCGGGCTGCCGCTCGGCCTGTCCGCCGAGTTCGGACAACTCGACTACCCGGTCGGCACCATGGAGCTCGACCCCGGCGACACCCTGCTGCTGTGCACCGACGGGCTGGTCGAGCAGCCCGGCGCCGACCTCGACGACGGCATGGAGGCCCTCTCCACGCTCATCGCCGGCGGTCCCGGCGACGTGCGCGAGCTCGCCGACCGGCTCATCGACGTGGCCGAGGAACGCGGCGGCGACGACGACGTGGCCCTGCTCCTGCTGCGCCGCCGCGCCCTGGACAGCTCGCGCCCCGGCGGCCGGCTCCAGCAGCACGTGGCACCCGGCGATCCCGAGGCCCTCTCCCAGGCCCGGCGCATGATCCGGACGGCGGTCGGCGCCTGGGGCGCGGGGGACCGCGTCGACGAGGTCGAACTGGTCGCCGACGAGATGATCACCAACGCCCTGATGCACACCGAGGGCGCCGCGGTCGTCACCCTCAGGGCCCTCACCGGCAGCGAGCGGCTGCTGCGCGTGGAGGTCGAGGACTCCTCCAGCGCCCTGCCGCGCCGCCGCGAGGCGGGGGAGTCGGGCGTCTCCGGCCGCGGCCTGCTCCTGGTCGAGATGCTCGCGGACGTCTGGGGGGTGGAGGCGCGCGGCGGCGGCAAGTGCGTGTGGTGCGAGTTCGTCGTCAAGGAGCCGGGCCCGGTCTGACCGTGCCGCTCCCGGTTCACCGGGGCCGCAGGGTCACCAGGTGCTCGCCGTCCGCCGTGCGGACCTCGTAGCGGGCGATCTCCTCGGAGTGCAGGGCGGACCCGCCCAGCATCGTGTTGGGCCGGGCGTCGTGCCGGGGCACGCTCCAGCTGGTCGCGGTCTCCTCGGAGCCGTCACGGCCGACCACCACCAGACGGCAGACGCGGGGGCCCGCCCCGTCCCTGACCTTCAGCTCCACCTGGCTGCCCCAGGTCTCGTCCCGCGACGTGACCTGCGCCCACACCCCGGACCGCTCGTCGGTCGCCGCGATGCTCACGGCGGCCCCGCCGCCGTCGTCCGTCACCATCGCGATCGCCGACGCGGACACCGCGCACACCACCGAGGCGGCCAGCGCGAGCAGCATCCTGCGGCGCCCCGTCCGGTTCCGGGCCGCCACCTGGGACAGCAGCCGGTCCAGCATCCTCCGGCCCGGTTCGGCCAGTGGGTGCACCAGCTGCGGCGTGGAGCGCCGGTACAGCATCAACTGCCGTGTGGTCGGGCCGAACTCGGTCACCTGGGCAGCGCAGCTGGGGCACTCCATGAGGTGGTCCTCGAAGCGGAACGCCTCCGCCTCGTCCAGCACGCCGAGCGCGTAGGCGCCGACGTCGCGATGCCTCTCCAGGGACCTCATGCCGAATCCTCGTACCGTTGGGTGCGGGTGGGGTTACTCCTTGCTCCCACCGGTACGCACCGGGCAGCCGAATCACTCAAGCGACGTGCCGAATCGTAACCAAGGGATTCGGAGCCCTCCGGCCCGCGGATTGGTCGGATTCCCGGGGAGTCTAGAAAAGGTGGATGGCGAGGTGGCCGAGCGGCAGCCCGAGCTGCCAGGCCGGCGTCCACACCTTGGGCCCCTCGTCCTCGCCGGCCACCGCGCCGCCCGGCACCGCGTTCAGATCGGGTGCGAGCAGTTCCGTCTCCTGCAGCCAGCGCCAGGCCCCCCGGGCCAGCTCCAGGTCCGCCTCCGGCGCGGCGGCGTCCGCGGCCAGGCAGGCCAGGCGCTCCTCGACCCACTCCTGCCACGGCTGGTCGTACGCGGTCAGCGACAGCCAGGTCTCCAGCTGGGTGACCACCCGGATGCCGGACAGCTCGCCCTCGGTGTCGGACAGGAACACGGTCAGCGCCAGCGCGTCCCGGCCGGCCCGGAACTCGAAGGACGTCGGCGGCATGAGATCGCCGCTGCGCAGCAGCTCGTCGGCGATGTACTCGGCGTACAACCAGGCCATGGGGACGGTCAGTTCACCGTCGCCGGAGCCGTCCGTGCTCTCTTGACCTCTGTGCAGCATCCCTTCCTGCCTTCCTCCGGTACGTGCGCGTCGCCCGACCCCGGGTCCCGGTCCGGAACACGGATGAGGACAGCCGATTACCCAACCGGGGTCATCGGCAAGGCGCTTTACGGAGGTTTGACCCGACGTCCGGTTTCACCGCAGGTCGGCGGCGTATCCCGGAAGCACCCGGCGCAGGGCACGCAGCGCGTAGTACGCGCGGGACTTCACGGTACCGGGCGGGATCCCGAGGGCCGTCGCCGCTTCCGCCACACTCGCCCCGTGGAAATACACGAGCACCAGTACTTCACGGTGTTCCGGAGTGAGTGTCTTCACAGCCTCGCGGACGTCGAGCGCGGCCGCGGCCCGCTCGGCATGATCGGAGATCACCCGCGCGTTCTCCAGCACGGCGTCCCCGACCTCGGCGGGCCGCGCCTGCCGGGCCCGCCGCGCGTCGATCGCGAGCCGCCGCGCCACCGTGAGCAGCCAGGGCCGTACGGAGTCGAAGTTCTCGGCGCGCAGGGCCTCGGGATGCTGCCAGGCGCGCACCAGCGTCTCCTGGACCAGGTCCTCCGCGCGCTGCCGGTCCCCGTCGCAGAGCCGGAGCAGCAGCGCGAAGAGGGGCCGGCCGTGCTCGCGCTGCAGTGCGGCGAGCT includes:
- a CDS encoding FCD domain-containing protein, with product MEETAPRRGTVTQRAIERITAMIREGLLEPGQRLPTERDLAARLGISRSSMREAIRALTVLGVLEARHGSGVYVTRLEAGDLLENFGVVADLSRGPRLVELLEVRRVLESTATALAAARITPDRLAEVARHLAAMDATDDPEEFLAHDLAFHREIARAAGNGTMAAILEGLSSRTFRARIRRGHQEGGAFDRTRREHAAIHRALAARDPEAARAAAAAHVGAVEEWLRTRLTA
- a CDS encoding L-fuconate dehydratase, with translation MPPQPVRVTAVDTYDIRFPTSRELDGSDAMNPDPDYSAAYVVLRTDAADGHEGHGFAFTIGRGNDVQVAAIEALRGHLVGRSADELCADPSVLNRALTGDSQLRWLGPEKGVMHMAVGAVVNALWDLAAKRADKPLWRLLAEADPAWLVRQVDFRYLTDALTPEEALTLLRRGREGAEERTARLLERGYPAYTTSPGWLGYDDDRLTRLAARAVADGFRQIKLKVGADLADDIRRCRTARAAVGPDVRIAIDANQRWDVAEAIRWTGALAEFDPYWIEEPTSPDDVLGHAAVRRAVAPVKVATGEHVQNRIVFKQFLQAGALDVVQIDAARVGGVPENLAVLLLAAKYGVPVCPHAGGVGLCELVQHLSMFDYVALTGTTEDRVIEYVDHLHDHFLDPVVIREGHYTAPLAPGFSAAMRPESIARYTYPDGAFWAADADPQKEKEQAA
- a CDS encoding SDR family oxidoreductase, translated to MSDFEGLTALVTGGASGIGRAAADLLAERGARVAVLDLDPSPVGEPLTGYRADVTDDTSLRAAVAAAVDGFGGHGVLDVLVNNAGIGAQGTVETNSDDEWHRVFDVNVLGMVRTARACLPHLRASAHAAIVNTCSVAATAGLPRRALYSATKGAVHSLTLAMAADHVHEGIRVNCVNPGTVDTPWVGRLLDAADDPAAERAALEARQPTGRLVSAAEVAGAIAYLASPLSGATTGTALAVDGGMQGLRPRPAVR
- a CDS encoding aldo/keto reductase; amino-acid sequence: MNRHRLGRSGVEVTGLAFGASGIGNLYTEVGEEAARQAVRAAWQRGIRYFDTAPHYGLGLAERRLGAALRAYPRGQYIVSTKVGRRLEPADTGGDDLAHGFAVPATHRRVWDFSADGVRRTLEASLERLGLDRVDVVYLHDPDDHAEQAFREGYPALERLRAEGVVGAIGAGMNQTAMLTRFVRDTDVDVVLCAGRHTLLDQSALTDLLPAAREHGTSVVLGGAFNSGLLANPRPDATYDYAPAPAGLLERALRIEEAAERHGTTLRAAALAFCAAHPAVASVLVGARSAAEVHDCADQFAAPVPAALWQELRDTGLLPSGAPVPAGEEPS
- a CDS encoding amidohydrolase family protein, with the protein product MTVDAHHHLWDLSVRDQDWITGPGLLPLRRNFTMADLAPEVRAAGVERTVLVQTVTVPEETPELLALADAHEPVAGVVGWTDLTRPGVADELARLRELPGGRYLKGIRHQVQGEPDPEWLLRPDVRRGLDAVAGAGLVYDLVVLPHQLPACVRAAAALPRLTFVLDHAGKPPVASGTLEPWASGVRALAALPNTVCKLSGLVTEAAPASWSVDGLRPYADVVLDAFGPGRLMFGSDWPVCTLAAAYGDVLSTARALARDLDATGRRQLFETTATRVYGL
- a CDS encoding lipase maturation factor family protein — its product is MEWFTASDYWLTRLVFQRALAGLYLVAFLTAALQFRALIGERGMLPVPRFTARVPARRSPSLFHLHYSDRFFALCAWSGCAVSAALLAGLDSLLPLWGGMLLWLVPWVLYLSIVNVGQTWYSFGWESLLLEVGFLAVFLGNDEVGPPVVVLFLLRWILFRVEFGAGLIKLRGDECWRKLTCLDHHHETQPMPGPLSWFFHHLPKPLHRVEVAANHVTQLVVPFLLFAPQPVATAAAALMTVTQLWLVLSGNFAWLNWITIVLALSAVAFPADPPDVPGAPLWYVVVVLAVSALLLGLSYRPVRNMLSRRQVMNRSFDPLHLVNTYGAFGSVSRVRYEVVIEGTADETAREDGDWREYEFRGKPGDPRRWPRQFAPYHLRLDWLMWFAALSPAYAGPWFGALVERLLENDRDTLRLLRRSPFPPDAPPRYVRARLFRYRYTTWRELRETGACWERTYVREFLPPTRLAGAAQRP
- a CDS encoding SpoIIE family protein phosphatase, whose product is MADRGASALSLPDDWPDHPDPILALNRMGSFDWDLDTGAMQMDAQAHEIFDVRPDEYDDRPETLGKRVPPGEARRLDTAVSQALKDGSENYGAYFRVRCRDGSLRWTHTQGYIRRDETGRPRRIIGIVRDATQELSDSEARREQTVREDARRRQTNVVQLTTAALAHARTVRDVIDALKDTHGLTHLGATSLVMGLVEAGRIRLIAEGPEGSFVPGTEITRIDEPYPMSEAVRTLSPRFIESPEEFAEHYPQLWQGILGLNITSAAYLPLIVQARPIGGMGLLYSDRRGFSAEERNILVALGSSIAQSLQRAMFYEQEMDLAQGLQQAMLPRTIPSVPGADVAVRYRAAAIGGPVGRDIGGDWYDLIPLPGGRVGAVIGDVQGHDTHAAAVMGQLRIVLRAYAAEGHPPATVMARASVFLHELDTDRSATCLYAEADLSTGVLQMVRAGHIEPLVRRTDGSCRRVHVPGGLPLGLSAEFGQLDYPVGTMELDPGDTLLLCTDGLVEQPGADLDDGMEALSTLIAGGPGDVRELADRLIDVAEERGGDDDVALLLLRRRALDSSRPGGRLQQHVAPGDPEALSQARRMIRTAVGAWGAGDRVDEVELVADEMITNALMHTEGAAVVTLRALTGSERLLRVEVEDSSSALPRRREAGESGVSGRGLLLVEMLADVWGVEARGGGKCVWCEFVVKEPGPV
- a CDS encoding zf-HC2 domain-containing protein, producing the protein MRSLERHRDVGAYALGVLDEAEAFRFEDHLMECPSCAAQVTEFGPTTRQLMLYRRSTPQLVHPLAEPGRRMLDRLLSQVAARNRTGRRRMLLALAASVVCAVSASAIAMVTDDGGGAAVSIAATDERSGVWAQVTSRDETWGSQVELKVRDGAGPRVCRLVVVGRDGSEETATSWSVPRHDARPNTMLGGSALHSEEIARYEVRTADGEHLVTLRPR
- a CDS encoding sigma-70 family RNA polymerase sigma factor; protein product: MTAGTTLMNGTTAEHELAALQREHGRPLFALLLRLCDGDRQRAEDLVQETLVRAWQHPEALRAENFDSVRPWLLTVARRLAIDARRARQARPAEVGDAVLENARVISDHAERAAAALDVREAVKTLTPEHREVLVLVYFHGASVAEAATALGIPPGTVKSRAYYALRALRRVLPGYAADLR